One part of the Bacteroidia bacterium genome encodes these proteins:
- the porQ gene encoding type IX secretion system protein PorQ encodes MKKIALGLCILALLCLTEVSAQIGGRHVYDFLTLSPSARVVSLGGVNISTLDDDVNLAAQNPGLLNDSMHRQATLSWSNYLTDIKYGYAAYAHHFDKIGTLHMGVQFLDYGTFQGADVFGNLTGEFSAGEYAVYIGAARSWNQFSYGANLKFISSTLGPGYTSAGIALDLGGSYYSKSRLFSAGLVVKNIGTQLSTYIGNANREPLPFEIQAGISNKLKYMPLRFSITASNLDQFDLIYEDPNAEPVFDLAGNEIPPKDQTIDGIFRHFVFGTEFLLGRNLRLRGGYNHLRRRELASENRGGLTGFSMGIGIRVRRIAFDYGFSSYGVNSRFQAHQFSLAYNLKKAEEG; translated from the coding sequence GTGAAAAAGATCGCACTAGGTTTATGCATTCTTGCGCTGCTATGTCTGACTGAAGTATCAGCTCAGATTGGAGGTCGGCATGTTTATGATTTCCTGACCTTGAGTCCTTCTGCCCGTGTAGTTTCTCTGGGGGGAGTCAATATTTCTACCCTCGATGATGATGTGAATCTGGCTGCCCAAAACCCGGGCTTGCTAAATGATTCTATGCATCGACAAGCAACTCTGTCCTGGTCAAACTATCTGACCGATATCAAATATGGATATGCTGCCTATGCGCATCATTTTGATAAGATTGGAACGCTTCACATGGGAGTTCAGTTTTTGGACTATGGGACTTTTCAAGGAGCTGATGTCTTTGGCAATCTGACCGGGGAGTTTTCTGCAGGGGAATATGCCGTTTATATCGGAGCAGCAAGGTCCTGGAATCAATTTAGTTATGGGGCCAATCTGAAATTTATCAGCTCAACACTTGGGCCCGGATATACCAGTGCTGGGATCGCCCTGGATTTAGGGGGGAGTTATTATAGCAAAAGCCGACTCTTCTCGGCGGGTCTGGTTGTAAAGAATATTGGCACGCAGCTAAGTACCTATATAGGAAATGCCAACAGAGAACCTCTGCCTTTCGAAATACAGGCCGGGATTTCAAATAAATTGAAATATATGCCTCTGCGCTTTTCTATAACTGCTTCAAACCTGGATCAGTTTGATTTGATTTATGAAGATCCCAATGCGGAACCTGTATTTGATTTGGCTGGTAATGAGATTCCTCCCAAGGATCAGACGATAGATGGTATTTTTCGCCATTTTGTATTTGGAACAGAATTTTTGCTGGGCCGGAATCTTCGCCTAAGAGGCGGCTACAATCATCTGAGAAGGAGAGAGCTGGCCTCTGAAAATAGAGGAGGATTGACGGGTTTTTCCATGGGAATAGGGATACGGGTAAGAAGGATTGCCTTTGATTATGGCTTTAGTAGTTATGGGGTAAATTCTCGTTTTCAGGCACATCAATTCAGTCTGGCTTACAATCTCAAAAAAGCAGAAGAAGGATAA